The following nucleotide sequence is from uncultured Roseateles sp..
CAGATAGGCGGCCAAGGCCTGCGACAACTCGTCCATCTGGCCAAAGGTCATGGCCTTGCCCATCATCTTGTAGGCAGGACGATCACGGAACTTCTTGAAACCTGACTCCAGCAAGGCCACCAGCGAGGGGTAGAGCTTGCTATCGATCTCCGCCGGCACGCCTGCGGGGTACTGCTTCAGCCAGATTTTCTCCATCAGCGCGGTCTCCAAGTATTGGGGACATTGTGACCAAGGAATGCGGTCACCGAAATCAGGGGATTCGATAGCGGGATTTTGGCGTTCTGCTCTAGGGAAAACCTAGGTTGCGGCCTCGTCGTGGCGGGTGTGCGGCGCGTCCAGCGGCAGCAGCAGGCGCAGCTCGGTGCCCGGCTGCGGCAGCCCAGGCTGCGCCGCGGCGGCATGCCAGCTCAGCTGCGCGCCCAGCCGGGCGGCGCGCTTGCGCATATTGCGCATGCCCTGGCCGGCGCTCAGCTCGGTAGGCAGGCCCCGGCCGTTGTCGCTGATCGACAGGCGCACGCCCTGTGGCTCCAGCTGGGTGGCGAACACCACCTCGGTGGCGCCGGCATGGTGCAGCACATTGTTGAGGGTCTCCTGCACGATGCGCACCAGCTCGCGCCCGCCGGTGCCGGCCAGGCAGGGCAGCAAGGGCGTATCGACCAGCTGCCAGCTCAGGCTCAGGCCGGCGGCAGCCAGGCGGGAGCCCAGCCGGTGGCGCAGATTGGCCAGCAGCTGGGTCAGGTCGCCATCGCTGACCGACAGCGCATCGACGGTGAGCCGCATCTCGTCGATGCAGTCATCCAGCAGGGCGGCGAGCTCGCGCCGGTCCAGCCCGTTCTCGGCGCCCAGCTTGGCCATCAGTAGCTGGGAGCCCAGGCCGTCGTGCATCTCCTGCAGCAGATGCTCGCGTTCGATGGCGGCACTGCGCAGCTGCTCGCTGTGCTGAAGCTCGCGAAAGCGTTGCTCCAGCTCCTTCGAGCGCGCCGCCACCTGCTGCTCCAGATCCTGCCGCACGCGCTGCTGCTCGCGCAGCGAGGCCACAAAGCGCTGCTGCAGGGCCAGGCCGGCCAGCAGCACCAGGGCGGCATAGCCGACCACATTGACGTCGAGCACCAGAAAGTAGGTGTTGAGTATCAGCGCGAACACGCTGACGTAAAGCCAGGTCCAGGTGGACAGGGCCACGGCCAACGCGGCCGCGGCGTCATCCAGCCGGCCGCTGCGCAGCGCCGCCTTCAAGGCCAGGCCGCTGGCGGTGACCAGTATCACCAGGCGGCTGCCCAGCGCCCACCAGGGCCAGGGGCGGCTGAAGTCGATCCAGGTCTGGCCGGTCAGTGCCGCCCAGGCGTCGATGGGCACACCCAGCAGCACATAGGCCAGGGCCAGATGCATGGGCCAGCGCGCCGGCCAGGCGACAAAGCGGGTCACCAGCACCAGCAGGGCGGCCTTGGACAGCACATCGCCCACATCCAGCACCATGCGCCACCAGGGCGAGGGCAAGGGTGCGGTGTTGAGCAGATAGGGCGACAGCAGCAGCGCCACCGACAGGCAGAACAGGCCGCCGACGCCATACAGCCACTCCTGGCGCAGTGCCAACCAGACCAGCAGCAGAAAGCTGCCGATGACCAGCCCGGCCAGTGCGGTGGCGGCGCGCATGGTCTGGCGCACGCTGCGCGAGGACTGCAGCGCCAGCATCTCGTCGGCCGGCCCGAGCAGCACCGTCGACAGCTTGGCGCCCTCGAAGCCCGGCGCGGCCAGGCGCACCAGCAGCGCATGGGGACCGGCGCCCAGCATATCGGGGGCAATATTGATCAGCACCGGCTGACGGCCCAGCCCCAAACTGCGCTGCAGCCGGCTGCCGGCATCTTCGGTGCCGGACTGCGCGACCAGGTACTGATCCAGAAACACCATCGCCTCGGGCCGGTGCTGCAGGCTCAGCAGATAGGGCTCGCGCACCGACTCGGCCAGCTCGAAGGGCAGCCGGTACCAGCTCGCGCCGTTGGTTGTGCCATCGGCCCGCAGCTCCGGCACGATGTCGGGCAGTTGCACCGGCTGTGGCGGATGAGCCGGCGGCAGCACCGTGCCGAACGGTGGCTGCAGCGCGGCATCGAACAGGCGCTCGCCTCGGTCCAGGCGCAGGACCTCGGGCGGCGCCGTGGTGTTGTAGTGCTGCGAGAGCTTGTGCACGCCCCACATCAGCAAGGGTGGCAGCAGCAACAACAACGCGGCCCGCAGGCCGCGTTGCCAAAGGGCGGTTGGGGCGGCGGGCACGGTGCTCATCGGACCCGCATCAGCCATCGCTCAGGGCCGGGAACCGCCCTACTCGACCGCCTTGACCATGTCCTCGACCACCTTCTTGGCGTCGCCGAACACCATCATGGTCTTGTCCATGTAGAACAGCTCGTTGTCCAGGCCCGCATAGCCGGCGGCCATCGAGCGCTTGTTGACGATGATGGTCTTGGCCTTGTAGGCCTCGAGAATGGGCATGCCGTAAATCGGGCTGCCCTTGGTCAGCGCCGCCGGGTTGACCACGTCATTGGCGCCCAGCACGATGGCCACGTCGACCTGTCCGAACTCGCCATTGATGTCTTCCATCTCGAACACCTGGTCGTAAGGCACCTCGGCCTCGGCCAGCAGCACGTTCATATGACCCGGCATGCGGCCGGCCACCGGATGGATGGCGTACTTGACGGTGATGCCCTTGTGCGTCAGCTTCTCGGCCAGCTCCTTGACTGCATGCTGGGCGCGGGCCACGGCCAGGCCGTAGCCGGGCACGATCACCACCGTCTCGGCATTGCCGAGGATGAAGGCCGCGTCATCGGCGCTGCCGCTCTTCACCGGGCGCTGCTCCTTGGCGCCCGCCGCCGGGCCGCCGGCCTCGCCGCCGAAGCCACCCAGGATGACGTTGAAGAACGAGCGGTTCATCGCCTTGCACATGATGTACGAGAGGATGGCGCCCGAGCTGCCGACCAGCGAGCCGGCAATGATCAGCATCGAGTTGTTCAGCGAGAAACCGATGCCCGCCGCCGCCCAGCCCGAGTAGCTGTTCAGCATCGACACCACCACCGGCATGTCAGCGCCGCCGATCGGGATGATGAGCAGCACGCCCAGCAGAAAGCCGAGCGCGATGATGATGCCGAAGTCCATCCAGCTCTGCGAATGCCAGAAGCCGAAGCAGAAGAAGGCCGCCGCCAGACCCAGGGCCAGGTTCAGCTTGTGCTGTCCGGTGAAGGTCACCGGTGCACCCTGGAACAGGCGGAACTTGTACTTGCCGCTGAGCTTGCCGAAAGCAATCACCGAGCCGCTGAAGGTGACCGCGCCGATGAAGGCGCCCAGCGCCAGCTCGATGCGGTTGCCGCCCGGAATCAACCCACCCTTGACGGTGATGCCGAAGGCATAGGGTTCGACCACGGCCGTGGCCGCGATGAACACCGCCGCCAGGCCGATCATGCTGTGCATGAAGGCGACCAGTTCGGGCATC
It contains:
- a CDS encoding ATP-binding protein; this encodes MSTVPAAPTALWQRGLRAALLLLLPPLLMWGVHKLSQHYNTTAPPEVLRLDRGERLFDAALQPPFGTVLPPAHPPQPVQLPDIVPELRADGTTNGASWYRLPFELAESVREPYLLSLQHRPEAMVFLDQYLVAQSGTEDAGSRLQRSLGLGRQPVLINIAPDMLGAGPHALLVRLAAPGFEGAKLSTVLLGPADEMLALQSSRSVRQTMRAATALAGLVIGSFLLLVWLALRQEWLYGVGGLFCLSVALLLSPYLLNTAPLPSPWWRMVLDVGDVLSKAALLVLVTRFVAWPARWPMHLALAYVLLGVPIDAWAALTGQTWIDFSRPWPWWALGSRLVILVTASGLALKAALRSGRLDDAAAALAVALSTWTWLYVSVFALILNTYFLVLDVNVVGYAALVLLAGLALQQRFVASLREQQRVRQDLEQQVAARSKELEQRFRELQHSEQLRSAAIEREHLLQEMHDGLGSQLLMAKLGAENGLDRRELAALLDDCIDEMRLTVDALSVSDGDLTQLLANLRHRLGSRLAAAGLSLSWQLVDTPLLPCLAGTGGRELVRIVQETLNNVLHHAGATEVVFATQLEPQGVRLSISDNGRGLPTELSAGQGMRNMRKRAARLGAQLSWHAAAAQPGLPQPGTELRLLLPLDAPHTRHDEAAT
- a CDS encoding NAD(P)(+) transhydrogenase (Re/Si-specific) subunit beta, which codes for MSLNLVTLLYLFASICFIQALKGLSHPTTSIRGNFFGMLGMAVAALTTVALIVKLANGELFGLSYVLVGLVIGGGMGAYMANKVEMTKMPELVAFMHSMIGLAAVFIAATAVVEPYAFGITVKGGLIPGGNRIELALGAFIGAVTFSGSVIAFGKLSGKYKFRLFQGAPVTFTGQHKLNLALGLAAAFFCFGFWHSQSWMDFGIIIALGFLLGVLLIIPIGGADMPVVVSMLNSYSGWAAAGIGFSLNNSMLIIAGSLVGSSGAILSYIMCKAMNRSFFNVILGGFGGEAGGPAAGAKEQRPVKSGSADDAAFILGNAETVVIVPGYGLAVARAQHAVKELAEKLTHKGITVKYAIHPVAGRMPGHMNVLLAEAEVPYDQVFEMEDINGEFGQVDVAIVLGANDVVNPAALTKGSPIYGMPILEAYKAKTIIVNKRSMAAGYAGLDNELFYMDKTMMVFGDAKKVVEDMVKAVE